Proteins encoded by one window of bacterium:
- a CDS encoding sodium:calcium antiporter, translating to MSKAKESKGHVREQHQHKYEIDPYLYLILILAVVATIPGLWAGMTHTHLAPVMGTIAFGIAVFGAAFLLSWAAESAQIDISESLAVAILALIAVLPEYAVDFVFTWKAGQGYPEVNEWHHYAIANMTGANRMLVGLGWPFILFLYVLVKKKKAVILDETQRVEIFYLAMATIYSFTIPLKGSLTIFDTLILVTIFALYTRRAAQMESAEPEMVGPVKIIANMKTVKRRLVTIGLFLFAGVVIFFVAEPFAESLVDMGADFGIDRFLLVQWLAPIASESPEFIIAATWTLRGAAGSALKALISSKVNQWTLLIGTIPLMFSLSAGQIVAFTLDEKQVHELWLTAAQSLFAVAVLVNLKIGRGEGLLLLGLFLAQFFVESIRIEVAIAYVLLAVFFHILHRKHLIPAAIMGLGLKRKST from the coding sequence ATGAGCAAAGCGAAAGAGAGTAAGGGACACGTCAGGGAACAGCATCAACATAAGTATGAGATAGACCCGTATCTCTATCTGATCCTGATCCTTGCCGTGGTGGCCACGATCCCCGGGCTCTGGGCCGGAATGACTCACACTCATCTTGCTCCGGTGATGGGGACGATCGCGTTTGGTATTGCGGTTTTTGGCGCGGCGTTTCTGCTCTCATGGGCCGCCGAATCTGCTCAGATTGACATATCTGAATCGTTGGCGGTGGCGATCCTGGCACTGATCGCGGTATTGCCCGAATACGCGGTCGATTTCGTTTTCACCTGGAAAGCGGGGCAGGGGTATCCTGAGGTCAATGAATGGCATCACTACGCGATCGCCAATATGACTGGAGCGAATCGTATGCTCGTCGGTCTGGGCTGGCCGTTCATTTTGTTCCTCTACGTACTAGTCAAAAAGAAAAAAGCGGTCATTCTGGATGAAACCCAGCGGGTTGAGATCTTCTACCTGGCGATGGCGACGATCTATTCGTTTACGATCCCGCTCAAAGGGAGCCTGACGATATTCGACACGCTGATCCTGGTCACGATCTTCGCTCTCTACACCCGTCGCGCGGCACAGATGGAATCCGCAGAGCCGGAAATGGTAGGCCCTGTCAAAATCATTGCCAATATGAAGACGGTCAAAAGGCGGCTGGTGACGATAGGTCTGTTTCTCTTTGCCGGTGTGGTGATCTTCTTCGTGGCCGAACCATTTGCCGAATCACTTGTCGACATGGGAGCCGATTTTGGGATCGATCGATTCTTGCTTGTCCAGTGGCTGGCTCCGATCGCCTCCGAATCGCCTGAGTTTATCATAGCGGCTACCTGGACATTGCGTGGCGCCGCTGGTTCCGCGCTCAAGGCGCTGATCTCTTCGAAAGTCAATCAGTGGACCCTCCTGATCGGTACTATTCCACTGATGTTTTCGCTTTCCGCCGGTCAGATTGTTGCCTTCACCCTTGATGAGAAGCAGGTTCACGAACTCTGGCTAACGGCCGCGCAGTCACTGTTTGCGGTAGCGGTTTTGGTGAACCTGAAGATCGGGCGGGGAGAAGGGTTATTGCTGCTGGGTCTTTTCCTGGCGCAATTCTTCGTGGAGTCGATCCGTATCGAGGTTGCGATCGCTTATGTTCTGCTGGCAGTGTTCTTCCACATCCTGCATCGAAAGCACTTAATACCGGCAGCCATCATGGGGTTGGGACTCAAACGAAAATCGACCTGA
- a CDS encoding NADH-quinone oxidoreductase subunit N, translated as MMPQLPPFNYTMMLPEIFLFVWALVIFTYDLVTKRSSGRTVTWLAMAGPVISGIVLYFVGFGNGFGTMFFNDALAVFFKMIFLGAAFMAIGSSFGLMERKILNHRGEFYGLILFSTVGMMFLASSYELLTLYIGLELTTIPLFVLAAFFKDDKLSVEAGIKYLIVGALSSALLLYGISFLYGLSGTTDIVAMRWNLMKLHVESGEIGVILVLSIITMLAGIGFKLALPPFHQWAPDVYEGAPTPIASFLSVGSKAAGLVAFAKIFTYGLQSFWDPNFAPNDWGFLVGVLAAAAMIVGNVVALRQTNIKRMLAYSSIAQAGYIMIGMLAMNEIGLSSVAFYAFTYLFANMGAFAIVTMFEDKTGSTRIASYAGLSKTSPFVAASLAVFLLSLAGIPPLAGFLAKYYVFAAAIKLAGASPDYLFLYWVVGIGLLTSVFALYYYAYVIKMMYFSAETSPYTFSLKNPIIVVVSVGLVGVFLFGLFPDSIMQFASQIPVALGFASPH; from the coding sequence ATGATGCCGCAACTCCCGCCGTTCAACTATACGATGATGCTCCCGGAGATCTTTCTCTTTGTCTGGGCGCTGGTGATCTTCACCTATGACCTGGTGACAAAACGATCCAGCGGCAGGACAGTTACCTGGCTGGCGATGGCCGGGCCGGTGATCAGCGGGATCGTTCTCTACTTCGTCGGATTCGGCAATGGCTTCGGGACAATGTTCTTCAACGATGCGCTGGCCGTCTTCTTCAAAATGATCTTCCTCGGCGCGGCGTTTATGGCGATCGGCAGTTCCTTTGGTCTGATGGAGCGGAAGATCCTCAACCATCGCGGCGAGTTCTACGGCTTGATCCTTTTCTCGACTGTCGGAATGATGTTTCTGGCGTCGTCGTATGAACTACTGACCCTGTATATCGGGCTGGAATTGACTACCATTCCGCTGTTTGTTCTCGCGGCGTTTTTCAAAGATGACAAGTTGTCGGTGGAAGCCGGTATCAAATATCTGATCGTTGGCGCTCTTTCATCCGCCCTGCTGTTGTACGGCATCTCATTCCTGTATGGATTGAGCGGCACGACTGATATCGTGGCGATGCGCTGGAATCTGATGAAATTGCATGTCGAATCAGGCGAGATCGGCGTGATCCTCGTGCTGTCGATCATCACCATGTTAGCCGGAATTGGATTCAAACTCGCCCTCCCACCATTTCACCAATGGGCCCCGGATGTCTATGAAGGCGCTCCAACCCCGATCGCCTCGTTCCTCTCGGTAGGTTCAAAAGCGGCCGGTCTGGTGGCTTTTGCCAAAATATTCACTTATGGACTGCAGTCATTCTGGGATCCGAACTTTGCTCCCAATGATTGGGGATTCCTGGTCGGCGTATTGGCGGCTGCGGCGATGATCGTCGGAAATGTCGTTGCACTCCGCCAGACCAACATCAAGAGAATGCTCGCCTATTCATCAATTGCCCAGGCCGGTTATATCATGATCGGTATGCTGGCAATGAACGAGATCGGGCTCTCTTCGGTCGCATTCTACGCTTTCACCTATCTGTTTGCCAATATGGGGGCGTTTGCGATCGTCACGATGTTCGAAGACAAGACCGGGTCGACCCGGATCGCAAGCTACGCCGGTCTCTCCAAGACCTCGCCATTCGTGGCGGCGTCGCTGGCAGTCTTTCTACTGTCGCTGGCTGGTATCCCGCCGTTAGCCGGATTCCTTGCGAAGTACTACGTTTTCGCCGCGGCGATCAAACTGGCCGGGGCAAGCCCGGACTACTTGTTCCTGTATTGGGTGGTCGGGATCGGGCTTCTGACCTCAGTGTTTGCGCTCTACTATTATGCGTACGTCATTAAGATGATGTATTTCAGCGCCGAAACCAGCCCATACACTTTCAGCCTGAAAAACCCGATCATTGTCGTCGTTTCAGTCGGCCTGGTTGGCGTATTTCTTTTCGGGCTGTTCCCCGATTCGATCATGCAGTTTGCTTCTCAGATCCCTGTTGCGCTGGGATTTGCCAGCCCGCATTAA
- a CDS encoding insulinase family protein, protein MYNRFLYTLLTAILLFGSLSVMAQTESFTLDNGMQVILKENHSSPMVASLVFVKSGSRYEGKFENGITHFLEHLLFDGTTTLSREQLDKSISDLGGYINAFTRKDLTAYLVLLPKQYIDYGMTVQADMLFNSTFPEAELAKERKVVIEEINKDMDSPSAPSDELFSEAAYGATPYGRPVLGYKSFIENIGRDAIIAYWKKYYQPGNMVTLIIGDFDAAQMKQSVVSIFGKATGQAPVFEPSKVERIAGFNRIDTVAAVSSTYINFSIEAPLFGDSTYLPMDLLVQYLNLDEVSPLKQSLLGSNALASEVSASLTSYPDLTRLEISVVSEKAENRDRIVDTVMYALQNLASREADLDVSLLDGIKTSVKTQDIYNAEKLHYYGFMIAPMLMTGGFEFIQQYPELLSKVTPVQMFGAARQWLEKPSCMVTVVRPIDDSSKVPYRSVGMTADEVKGYFATATFPQFDLTKGVSLTYPSTDVVSLKIEDRATYARRTLQNGLTVLVKSAPDSKVFAMMTLGKNRSASEPDSLAGITDFVNRCLEKGTSTRSAAQLSQELNSIGATTTLYDNPWIPYDDRYTTPLFSFCKFETIDEYADKGFALFSDMLQNPSFDSAEVEKVRQGMMGVIGRETGSPGSVAKNLFYKTLLRNTGLDKPVMGNAETLGRITPLQLRDYHARFYAPDNMVLAIATSRDTAEVLEWVVKRFAHLTPAQSTNPPAAQPPALTVSRQEHVELNKEQISIYLGGLLPGINDPSSVSLEVALSILSNRLWSNLRERQGLAYSVGAGAGFEREFGWWYCSIGTSADKYQQAYDGIQLEIDKLKMDGPTELELKQTRNQIWGRLMSAKLSRINQAYYMAVNEFLGRPQQYDPTYLESLTKVDLVSASEAMRKYVRPESSVLVSAGKKAE, encoded by the coding sequence ATGTATAACCGCTTCCTCTATACTCTCCTGACGGCCATTCTGCTTTTCGGCAGTCTAAGCGTTATGGCCCAAACGGAATCCTTCACGCTCGACAACGGCATGCAAGTGATCCTCAAGGAGAACCACAGCTCGCCCATGGTTGCCAGCCTGGTATTCGTCAAATCGGGCAGCCGGTACGAAGGGAAATTCGAGAACGGCATCACGCACTTCCTCGAACATCTCCTGTTCGATGGCACCACCACACTTTCCCGCGAACAACTTGACAAGTCGATCAGTGATCTGGGCGGCTATATCAATGCGTTCACCCGGAAAGACCTGACCGCATATCTGGTGCTTCTGCCCAAGCAGTATATCGACTACGGAATGACCGTCCAGGCGGATATGCTCTTTAATTCGACCTTCCCGGAAGCCGAACTGGCGAAAGAACGGAAAGTGGTGATCGAAGAGATCAACAAGGATATGGACTCACCCTCCGCCCCCTCGGATGAGCTCTTTTCCGAAGCCGCCTATGGCGCCACTCCGTATGGACGACCGGTCCTTGGATACAAATCGTTCATCGAAAATATCGGGCGTGATGCGATCATCGCCTACTGGAAGAAATATTATCAGCCCGGAAATATGGTGACGCTGATCATTGGCGACTTTGATGCGGCGCAGATGAAGCAGTCCGTAGTCTCGATCTTTGGCAAAGCCACCGGTCAGGCGCCGGTCTTTGAGCCGTCGAAGGTTGAACGGATAGCCGGGTTCAATCGAATCGATACGGTCGCCGCGGTCAGCTCGACCTATATCAATTTCTCCATCGAGGCACCGCTGTTTGGAGATTCGACTTACCTGCCGATGGATCTGCTGGTGCAGTATCTAAATCTGGATGAAGTGTCACCGCTCAAGCAGTCACTCCTGGGAAGCAATGCGCTGGCATCCGAGGTCTCTGCATCGCTCACCAGCTACCCTGACCTGACCCGGTTGGAGATCAGTGTGGTCAGCGAAAAAGCGGAAAATCGCGATAGGATCGTCGATACGGTGATGTATGCCCTGCAAAATCTCGCATCGCGTGAGGCGGATCTGGATGTCAGCCTGCTGGATGGGATCAAAACCTCAGTCAAAACGCAGGATATCTACAATGCCGAGAAACTGCATTACTACGGATTCATGATCGCTCCAATGTTGATGACCGGCGGATTCGAGTTCATCCAACAATATCCGGAGCTGTTGTCGAAAGTTACGCCCGTCCAGATGTTCGGTGCGGCCAGACAGTGGCTGGAGAAACCGAGCTGTATGGTGACGGTCGTGCGACCGATTGATGACTCCTCTAAAGTGCCGTACCGCTCTGTCGGGATGACTGCCGACGAGGTGAAGGGATATTTTGCCACTGCGACCTTTCCGCAATTTGATCTGACCAAGGGTGTCTCCCTGACCTATCCGTCGACAGACGTCGTCTCATTGAAAATCGAGGATCGCGCGACCTATGCGCGCCGGACCCTGCAGAACGGTCTGACCGTGCTGGTGAAGTCGGCGCCCGACAGCAAAGTATTCGCGATGATGACGCTGGGGAAAAATCGCTCAGCCAGTGAGCCGGACAGTCTGGCCGGAATCACCGATTTCGTCAATCGCTGTCTTGAGAAAGGGACCAGTACCCGGAGTGCTGCGCAATTGTCACAGGAACTGAACAGCATCGGGGCGACCACCACTCTGTATGACAACCCGTGGATCCCCTACGATGACCGCTACACCACTCCCCTCTTCTCATTTTGCAAGTTTGAGACTATCGATGAATACGCGGATAAGGGGTTTGCGCTCTTCAGCGACATGCTGCAGAACCCGTCGTTTGATTCCGCGGAGGTTGAGAAAGTTCGGCAGGGGATGATGGGAGTGATCGGACGAGAGACAGGCAGTCCGGGTTCGGTGGCGAAGAATCTCTTCTACAAGACCTTACTCCGAAATACCGGTTTGGATAAACCGGTGATGGGAAATGCAGAGACACTCGGCCGGATCACGCCACTCCAACTGCGCGACTATCACGCCCGGTTTTATGCACCGGATAATATGGTGCTCGCGATAGCTACCAGCCGCGATACGGCCGAAGTACTCGAGTGGGTAGTCAAGCGATTCGCACATCTGACCCCCGCGCAGAGCACCAATCCGCCCGCCGCTCAGCCACCGGCTCTGACTGTCAGTCGGCAAGAGCATGTTGAACTCAACAAAGAACAGATCAGCATCTATCTGGGAGGACTGCTCCCGGGGATCAACGATCCGTCATCGGTCTCACTGGAGGTCGCGCTCTCGATCCTTTCCAACCGACTCTGGAGCAACCTGCGCGAACGACAGGGGCTCGCTTACTCGGTCGGCGCGGGCGCAGGCTTTGAGCGGGAATTCGGCTGGTGGTATTGCTCCATTGGAACCTCCGCCGACAAGTATCAGCAGGCGTATGACGGCATCCAACTCGAGATCGATAAATTGAAGATGGATGGCCCGACCGAATTGGAGCTCAAGCAGACGCGCAATCAGATCTGGGGAAGACTGATGTCGGCGAAACTATCGCGCATCAATCAGGCCTACTATATGGCGGTGAATGAGTTCCTGGGACGACCGCAACAATATGACCCGACCTATCTTGAATCACTCACCAAGGTCGATCTGGTGTCTGCCTCGGAAGCGATGCGCAAGTATGTTCGACCGGAATCATCCGTACTGGTCTCTGCCGGTAAAAAGGCTGAATAG
- the secD gene encoding protein translocase subunit SecD, whose protein sequence is MSSQKWRVALTALLVVAAFWAFWNTFELWTMSDSEKQTMQEKDPGKLLTMQQKAIRLGLDLQGGIHVVLRVKLEDLDAASKEGAVDRAIQVVRNRIDALGVAEPVIQKEGDDRIIVDLPGYTDAARAEELIGQTAVLEFKLLESIENANLLLSKIDTVISAIEKENSSPTAATTTPTTPTGDNQVMADLMGDTTKKDTSASAYEFDETTDYSTDPLTSRLELTLVSSRTSTAWPGYTVNKKDQILIDRWLKDPRVKALVPPDVEFAWSTRSMIREAREVYELFLLKRKVQFPGNKIEGISLGRENMGGLAVNFKLSGDAAARFAQLTGANIDKPLAIVMDDRVESAAFINSKIRNSGQITMGTGASFDDARNLEIVLKAGSLPAPVEIIAKNVVGATLGSDTISKGFWAALVGLLLVLAYIAFYYKVSGLIADIGLIFNLFFLLAVMAALGATLTMPGIAGIILTIGMSVDSNILIFERIREELLAGKTVRAAIDAGYDRAWVAILDSHVTTLITAGALFILGSGSIKGFAVSLFWGVLISLFTAYVITKLIFDFRKQYKTLSI, encoded by the coding sequence ATGTCGTCACAGAAATGGCGTGTCGCCCTGACCGCGCTGCTTGTCGTAGCGGCCTTCTGGGCATTCTGGAACACGTTCGAATTATGGACCATGAGCGACTCCGAAAAGCAGACGATGCAGGAGAAGGATCCGGGAAAGCTGCTGACCATGCAGCAGAAAGCGATCCGTCTCGGTCTCGACCTGCAGGGAGGCATCCATGTCGTCCTGCGAGTGAAGCTTGAAGATCTGGATGCTGCCTCGAAAGAGGGAGCTGTCGACCGAGCTATCCAGGTCGTCCGGAATCGTATTGACGCGCTCGGCGTCGCCGAGCCGGTGATTCAAAAAGAAGGCGATGATCGTATCATTGTCGATCTTCCCGGTTACACCGATGCGGCTCGCGCTGAAGAGTTGATCGGCCAGACCGCGGTGTTGGAATTCAAACTGCTGGAAAGCATTGAGAACGCCAACCTGCTGCTCTCCAAGATCGACACCGTCATCTCGGCGATCGAGAAAGAAAATTCTTCACCGACCGCCGCCACCACCACGCCGACCACACCGACCGGCGACAATCAGGTGATGGCTGATCTGATGGGTGATACCACTAAGAAAGACACCAGCGCATCCGCGTACGAATTTGATGAAACGACTGACTATTCCACCGACCCGCTGACCAGCCGTCTTGAACTGACGCTTGTCTCCAGTCGGACCAGCACTGCCTGGCCGGGATACACGGTGAATAAGAAAGACCAGATCCTGATCGATCGCTGGTTGAAGGATCCGCGCGTAAAAGCGTTGGTTCCGCCCGATGTTGAGTTTGCCTGGTCGACCCGTTCGATGATCCGCGAAGCGCGCGAAGTGTACGAGCTGTTTCTCCTGAAGCGCAAAGTGCAGTTCCCGGGCAATAAGATCGAAGGAATCTCCCTCGGCCGCGAGAATATGGGTGGCCTGGCAGTGAACTTCAAACTCTCCGGTGACGCGGCTGCCCGCTTTGCGCAGTTGACCGGCGCCAATATCGACAAGCCATTGGCGATCGTCATGGATGACCGCGTTGAATCAGCGGCGTTCATTAATTCCAAGATCCGCAACTCCGGACAGATCACGATGGGTACGGGTGCGTCGTTTGATGACGCCCGCAATCTCGAGATCGTCCTGAAGGCCGGTTCGTTGCCTGCCCCAGTCGAGATCATTGCGAAGAACGTTGTCGGCGCCACCCTTGGTTCGGACACGATCAGCAAAGGATTTTGGGCGGCTCTCGTCGGCTTGCTTCTGGTGCTTGCCTATATCGCGTTCTATTATAAGGTCTCCGGTTTGATCGCCGATATCGGACTCATTTTCAACCTGTTCTTCCTGTTGGCGGTTATGGCGGCGCTCGGCGCGACCCTGACCATGCCCGGTATTGCAGGTATCATTTTGACGATCGGTATGTCGGTTGACTCGAACATCCTGATCTTCGAGCGAATCCGCGAGGAATTGCTGGCCGGGAAAACGGTACGCGCGGCGATCGACGCCGGCTATGACCGTGCCTGGGTGGCGATCCTTGATTCGCACGTGACGACTCTCATCACCGCCGGTGCATTGTTCATTCTCGGCTCCGGCTCGATCAAAGGTTTTGCGGTTTCACTCTTCTGGGGTGTCTTGATCTCGCTGTTCACAGCGTACGTCATCACCAAATTGATCTTTGATTTCCGCAAACAGTACAAAACATTGAGCATTTAA
- a CDS encoding CBS domain-containing protein translates to MKLANLLVEHRIKMNLRSRTKDDAVQELLTMMRDEGVQFDYQAVLQSVREREEVEDTSYGHGFAFPHARTDAVKEMYIAIGVSKAGFEGKTLDSIPVHVVCLLLTPSSIAKLYLQSLSGMARFARLPGTLEKLLGTDNPNDLIKLVANSGVMVDKELMVKDVMRHAVASVTPDDTLKEVANQMFRNRLSALAVVDTKNKLLGVINDRDLIKVALPDYKALISNLNYSMEVEPFEELLKQEDKIKVSQLYRDDYETTTPDTRIVEVAAMMIFKDLRRVFVLQGEQLVGVLLRKDIVNMIIRG, encoded by the coding sequence GTGAAACTCGCTAATCTGCTGGTGGAACATCGCATCAAAATGAATCTCCGGTCCCGCACCAAAGATGACGCAGTGCAAGAACTGCTGACCATGATGCGAGACGAGGGGGTCCAATTCGACTATCAGGCCGTGCTTCAATCCGTTCGCGAACGGGAAGAGGTGGAAGATACGTCATATGGTCATGGCTTTGCCTTCCCGCATGCCCGGACCGATGCGGTCAAAGAGATGTATATCGCGATCGGCGTTTCAAAAGCGGGCTTTGAAGGCAAGACCCTGGATTCCATTCCTGTGCATGTGGTCTGCCTGCTCCTGACGCCGTCCTCCATAGCCAAGCTCTACCTGCAATCCCTCTCAGGCATGGCGCGATTTGCGAGACTGCCGGGGACATTGGAGAAACTACTCGGGACGGATAATCCCAATGACCTGATCAAACTGGTCGCTAACAGTGGCGTGATGGTTGATAAGGAGTTGATGGTCAAGGATGTGATGCGGCATGCCGTGGCCAGTGTTACTCCCGATGATACGCTCAAAGAAGTGGCCAATCAGATGTTCCGCAACCGCCTCTCCGCGCTGGCGGTAGTTGATACCAAAAACAAGCTGCTTGGCGTTATCAATGACCGGGACCTGATCAAAGTTGCCTTGCCGGACTACAAAGCGCTGATCTCCAACCTCAATTATTCGATGGAAGTTGAGCCGTTCGAAGAGCTGCTGAAGCAGGAAGACAAGATCAAAGTATCGCAGCTTTACCGCGATGACTACGAAACGACCACACCAGATACCCGAATTGTCGAAGTGGCGGCAATGATGATCTTTAAAGATCTGCGGCGGGTATTTGTCCTGCAGGGTGAGCAGTTGGTCGGCGTACTCCTGCGCAAAGATATCGTGAATATGATCATCAGGGGCTAG
- a CDS encoding DUF502 domain-containing protein: MSFSKTAGKIFKQYFVSGLLVVVPLIITYLVLKLLFDAVDGILQPLIHKVADIRIPGLGVIATLLLIIVAGIVTRNYLGSRFYRYWETLLARIPLIRSLYSGAKGLLQATTSESTTTFKEVVMVEYPRKGSYNLGFIASFTELTIEGIKRKCAAVYLPNTPTPFTGWTIILPIEEVTPVDMTVEQAVKFVVSGGVVAPGVIKPRPGGIAWKGSQEATGETR; the protein is encoded by the coding sequence ATGTCTTTTTCCAAAACAGCGGGGAAGATCTTCAAGCAGTACTTCGTGAGTGGACTGCTCGTAGTCGTTCCCCTCATTATCACCTACCTCGTCCTCAAACTGCTTTTTGATGCAGTCGATGGCATCCTGCAGCCACTTATCCACAAAGTGGCCGATATCCGGATTCCCGGACTGGGGGTGATTGCCACCCTGCTCCTCATTATAGTAGCAGGCATAGTCACCCGAAATTATCTTGGGAGCAGATTTTACCGGTACTGGGAAACGCTCCTGGCCAGGATTCCCTTGATCCGGTCGCTCTATTCCGGAGCCAAAGGTCTTCTCCAGGCAACCACCAGCGAATCAACCACCACCTTTAAGGAAGTGGTAATGGTGGAGTATCCGCGCAAGGGATCGTATAATTTGGGATTTATTGCGAGTTTTACGGAGTTAACGATAGAAGGGATCAAGCGAAAATGCGCGGCAGTCTATTTGCCGAATACCCCGACCCCGTTCACCGGTTGGACCATCATTCTGCCGATCGAGGAAGTCACCCCGGTCGACATGACAGTCGAACAGGCGGTCAAGTTTGTCGTTTCGGGTGGCGTGGTAGCGCCCGGGGTCATCAAGCCGCGTCCGGGAGGCATTGCCTGGAAAGGGAGTCAGGAGGCAACCGGTGAAACTCGCTAA
- a CDS encoding NADH-quinone oxidoreductase subunit M — translation MGILSWLVLIPLLGMVAVMCIPKERKDAIRWTAAVFSGIPGILSLWLVWDYFVQYSGSAAMAYMEGPFEWIPSLNIQYLMGADGISVPMLGLTGLLSFISIIASFGIQNRVKEYFAFFLLLEVGMMGVFVALDFFLFYIFWEVMLVPMYFLIGIWGGPRKEYAAIKFFLYTLFGSIFMLVAILVLYFTSDPHTLNMMTLMQSSPTLTHTTQMVCFCFFFIAFAIKVPVWPFHTWLPDAHVEAPTAVSVILAGVLLKMGTYGMLRISWPMFPSALHALSFWIALLGVIAIVYGALVSMAQKDLKKLVAYSSVSHMGYCMLALAAFGSVQAIAGCMFQMISHGLITGALFLLVGVLYDRAHTREIAVFGGLGSKLPVYSSIMVFFSMAALGLPGMSGFISEFMVFLGAFSQLNPYLVGLAILGVVLGAAYMLRMVQRVFLGEFNLAKWGGLTEINGRELFTVIPLMILTLLIGVYPKPLNDLMNATLTNLVQLMGR, via the coding sequence ATGGGAATACTGAGCTGGCTTGTCTTGATCCCGCTGCTGGGTATGGTGGCGGTGATGTGCATTCCAAAAGAGCGGAAGGATGCGATTCGCTGGACCGCCGCGGTCTTTAGCGGCATCCCGGGAATTCTGTCGCTCTGGCTGGTCTGGGATTACTTCGTCCAGTATTCCGGTTCAGCGGCGATGGCCTACATGGAGGGCCCCTTCGAGTGGATCCCGTCGCTCAATATCCAGTACCTGATGGGTGCTGACGGTATCTCCGTGCCGATGCTCGGCCTCACCGGATTGCTGTCGTTTATTTCCATCATTGCCTCGTTCGGCATCCAGAATCGGGTGAAAGAGTATTTCGCTTTCTTCCTGCTCCTCGAGGTTGGAATGATGGGAGTCTTTGTCGCACTCGACTTCTTCCTCTTCTATATCTTCTGGGAAGTGATGCTGGTCCCGATGTATTTCCTGATCGGGATCTGGGGCGGACCGCGGAAAGAGTACGCCGCGATCAAGTTCTTCCTCTATACATTATTTGGCTCGATTTTCATGCTGGTAGCGATCCTGGTACTTTACTTCACCAGCGATCCGCACACTCTGAATATGATGACACTTATGCAGAGTTCGCCGACCCTGACTCACACGACTCAGATGGTCTGCTTCTGCTTCTTCTTTATCGCCTTCGCAATCAAAGTACCGGTCTGGCCGTTCCATACCTGGTTGCCGGATGCACACGTCGAAGCGCCGACTGCCGTCTCGGTCATTCTTGCCGGTGTGCTGTTGAAGATGGGAACCTACGGTATGCTGCGTATTAGCTGGCCGATGTTCCCCAGTGCTTTGCACGCCCTCAGTTTCTGGATCGCGTTGCTCGGCGTGATCGCCATCGTTTATGGCGCACTGGTCTCGATGGCGCAGAAGGATCTCAAAAAGCTGGTGGCCTATTCGTCGGTCTCGCACATGGGTTACTGCATGCTGGCGCTGGCGGCATTTGGTTCGGTTCAGGCGATCGCCGGATGCATGTTCCAGATGATCTCGCACGGCCTGATCACGGGCGCCCTGTTCCTTCTGGTCGGCGTGCTATATGATCGCGCCCATACTCGTGAGATCGCTGTCTTTGGCGGACTCGGCAGCAAACTTCCGGTCTACAGTTCGATCATGGTCTTTTTCTCCATGGCGGCGCTCGGCCTGCCGGGAATGTCCGGTTTTATCTCCGAGTTCATGGTATTCCTTGGCGCATTCAGCCAGTTGAATCCATATCTCGTCGGTCTGGCGATCCTTGGTGTGGTACTCGGCGCGGCTTATATGCTTCGCATGGTCCAGCGGGTTTTCCTCGGAGAATTTAATCTCGCCAAGTGGGGCGGATTGACCGAGATCAACGGGCGGGAGCTGTTTACGGTCATACCGTTGATGATCCTGACTCTGCTGATCGGCGTTTATCCGAAACCGCTCAATGACCTGATGAATGCGACTTTGACCAACCTCGTTCAGTTGATGGGCAGGTAA